The Cetobacterium somerae ATCC BAA-474 sequence AAAATAATGCAGATGCCATTTGAGCAATTCCAGTAGCATAAGCAGCACCATACATTCCCCACTTAAATTTAATTATGAATAAAGCATCTAGTACAATATTGACAATCGCACCTATTCCCATAGAGGCCATAGCAAAATTTGGGCTATTATTGTTTCTAACAACTGCATTTAAGGATATAGAAAGCATAAAAAATATACTAAAAATAACTCCAGGAATTAAATAAGCTTTAGTTAAATAGAAAAGTTTCTCACTGCTTCCAAGTAAGAAAATTATTTTATCTTGAAAAATAAGAGTTAATGAACAAATAAGAATATATGATATGACATTTAAAATAATCATATGTGAAAAGTATCTGTTAACTTCTTTTAAATTTCCTTCTCCTTGTTTTATAGAAATAACTGTTGCACCACCAGTTCCAAACATCAAACTTAAAGCTATAGTTAGTGTAATAATGGGATAAGCTAAGTTTATAGCAGCTAAACCATCTCCACCAATTCCTCTACCAATAAAAATGCCATCAACAATAACATAGAAAGCCGATATTAACATTCCCATAACAGCAGGAAAAGAAAAATTAAAAAATAACCTACTTATAGAATCCTTCTCTAAATCAATTGAACGAAATTTCATTATTAACTCCTTTTAAAATTTTTACGCTGAGGTAGATTATAACATAAAAAAAAGAGACTGATAAGTCTCTTTTTAAATTCCTTTTAAGCTATAAAAATTGGAGTATTAACATGCTCTAAAATGTTTAAACCCATACGATTAGTTACTTTTTCAAAGAAAAAAGAATGACTAAGATTTCCCATGATTAAAAGAGATGTTTTATTAAGTTCGAAATAAAAATCTTCAATATCATCTAAAGGTGAAGAGAAACCTCTTAAATTTGGTAGTACTCCTTTATCGTGAATAAGTTCAAGTAAAGTATGTTCATTTTTCTTATAGTTCCATGTAAAAACATCAAGTTTTTCAATATCTGTAGTTGAAAATAAAGTAAGGAAATTATAAACACTTTTATTAACTTTTATTCCATCATCAGATACAATACCGATATTTTCAAAACTTAAAGGTTTACCTCTTAAAACTATAATTGGTCTATATATAGTTTTTAAAATTTCTAAAAAAAGATCTCCTAAAAATAATCCTTCTTGGTAAATAAGAAGATCATTTAATCTTAAAAGGTTTTTTAAATTTTCTGTAGTAACTTGAACAATTGTAAGTAGATGAGCATTTAACTTATGTTCAATTAACTTTTCTTTTGTTTTATCTAAAAAATCATCTTGAAGTTCAGAAAAATCTTCAAGAAGATTTGCTGAATCTTCAGAATTGTTAATAAAAGGGTTTACATTTAATGCATAAACAGGAGTTATCTCAAAACCAAATTCTTTTTTTAATGAAAGACAACTTTCAATTATTAAATTAAGATCATCTCCACTTTTAAAAATAACAAGTGCTTTTTTCATAAAAACCTCCAAATATATTGATATCTACAATTAATCTATTGAAAATAGTTCATTTTTCCTTTTTAATTTCAAAAGAAATCCATTGAATTTCAAAAATATTCATATCTATATAATAAAAACCATTAGTTTTTATTGTTTTTTTTAAAATTAATTTAAGAAAAATATTTATTTGTAAAGATGCTACAATTGATACGACAAAGCAAAGATTACCTGTTTTACTTTCCACTCCTTCAATATTTTTTTTTGGATAAATTTGTTTTAATAATGTAAAATTAGGTAAAATACAACTGACTTGTCCGAAATATCCTGCAACTGCTCCATAAATAAGGGGTGTGTTGAAAATTTGACATTGTTCTTCGATATTGAACTTAGTAATTATATTATCACAGCAATCGAAAACGATATCTATGTCTTCAAAAATAGTTTTAAAGCAACATTCTTCAAATTTATAATTAAAAATCTCTACATCAATCAAAGAATTAATTGAGTTAATATATTTTTTTCCCTCTAAAACTTTAGAGAGACCAATATTTTTTTCTGTTGATAAAAGTTGGCGATTTAAATTAGTAATATCAAAATTATCAAAATCGATGAGTTTAATTTTATTTACTCCTAGTCGAGCTAAAGAGTCTAAAACAAATCCACCAAGACCACCAAGGCCAATAACTAAAATGTTTTTTTGTTTTATAATTTTTTGTTCAAATTCACTTAATGAGTCAAAATTTTTGATATATCTTTTTTCCATTAGCCACCACCAACAGGTGGAAAAATTGAAATAATATCGTCATCACAAAGTTTTATATCTAAAGAGCGATGAAAGCCATTAACTAAAAATATAGATACTTGATCTTGTGAAATATTAAAGATTTTAAGAAGTTGAACTCCTGTAATATCTTGATAAAATGGTATTTTTATAATATTTTCTCTATTATCTCTAAGAGTAGCAAAAAAGCGAATCTCTAACATAAATCTTCTAATCCTAGTTTTTGTAGAGTTTCTTTTGTAGGAAAAGCATTTTCCCATCCACGAGCTTTGTAATATTCAGGAAGCATTATATCAAGTTTACTTTTAAGTCCTTTAGAAGGACCATCTACAATAGCTTCTTTTAAAAGACGTTTAGGAAGTTTGTCATCTTCAGGTTTCATTCCAGCTCTTTTATTGAAAATTCTTTCTAAGTTATAGATTCGTTCACCAGTATCTAAAAGTGATGTTACAGTGTGTTCAGTACCAGTAGCAGCATTTAAGAAGTTAGTATAATCCTCTGCATTAAGGGCAAAAGAAGTGAATAGACACATTCCCATAGAATCAATAACAGCAGTTAAATCTTGGAATATTTTAGTCCAAGAGGCTTTATTGTCTGTAACAGTTCGATCTAATAACTCAGGGTGAGCTAAAATTTCAGGAGATATCATATAGCCTCTAACATGGCATCCCCCACGGTTACTAGTAGCATAATTTAAACCAATACCCTGTATCCCACGAGCATCATATGCAGGAAGTTCTTGTTTTTTAACAGACATTGAGATTTCAGGATGACCATAATACTCACACAATCTTTGTGAACCTAAAGCCATTAATTTACCGAGAGGAGTTTCTCCAAATCCAATTCTTTTTGTCCATTCAACTACAGCAATTTTACTTCCAAACTTTAAAGGAATGCCTTCGCAATCATTTTCAGAGATAAGGCCTTTTTCGTATAGTTCCATTCCAGCGGCAATAGTACAAGGTACAGATATTGCATCTAATCCAAGTTCATTGCACCAAAAATTAGCTTCATTAATTGTAGGTATATCGTAGACTCCACAATTTCCACCATATGCCCATAAAGTTTCATACTCAGGACCTCCAATTTCTTTTCCTTCTCGTTCTACAACTCGTCCACAACCTATTGGACATCGGTGACAGTTATATGTTCTTTTTAAATATTTTTCAGTAAGAGTTTCTCCACTTATATTTTCTGCATTTTGAGAATATGATCCTTGCCAATTATTTGTAGGAAAACTTCCAGTTTCATTTATAATATTTACAAGAACAGCAGTTCCATAAGTAGGTAGACCAGTACCAGTTACACCATCTTCTTTTATTTTTTTCATTGCTATAACTAATTCTTTTCTTAGAGCATCTGGATTATTGACAGGGATTGAATTTTTTGAGGAATTAACAACAATTGCTTTTAAATTTTTAGATCCCATAACAGCTCCTACTCCAGATCTACCAGCAGCTCGATCAGTGTCATT is a genomic window containing:
- a CDS encoding HesA/MoeB/ThiF family protein is translated as MEKRYIKNFDSLSEFEQKIIKQKNILVIGLGGLGGFVLDSLARLGVNKIKLIDFDNFDITNLNRQLLSTEKNIGLSKVLEGKKYINSINSLIDVEIFNYKFEECCFKTIFEDIDIVFDCCDNIITKFNIEEQCQIFNTPLIYGAVAGYFGQVSCILPNFTLLKQIYPKKNIEGVESKTGNLCFVVSIVASLQINIFLKLILKKTIKTNGFYYIDMNIFEIQWISFEIKKEK
- a CDS encoding MoaD/ThiS family protein, which produces MLEIRFFATLRDNRENIIKIPFYQDITGVQLLKIFNISQDQVSIFLVNGFHRSLDIKLCDDDIISIFPPVGGG
- a CDS encoding aldehyde ferredoxin oxidoreductase family protein; protein product: MKTSYNEKLLRINLTTNEIKVEPLNLEIAKKFIGARGLGSKILLDEIDPSVDPLSSENKLVIMTGPVTGASVPTGGRYVVVTKSPLTGMIACSNSGGEWGAKLKYSGFDGIIIEGKSSTPKYLYINDDKVEILNAHHVWGKTSTETDIFLKEKYPQASVLNIGPGGENLSLMAAIINDTDRAAGRSGVGAVMGSKNLKAIVVNSSKNSIPVNNPDALRKELVIAMKKIKEDGVTGTGLPTYGTAVLVNIINETGSFPTNNWQGSYSQNAENISGETLTEKYLKRTYNCHRCPIGCGRVVEREGKEIGGPEYETLWAYGGNCGVYDIPTINEANFWCNELGLDAISVPCTIAAGMELYEKGLISENDCEGIPLKFGSKIAVVEWTKRIGFGETPLGKLMALGSQRLCEYYGHPEISMSVKKQELPAYDARGIQGIGLNYATSNRGGCHVRGYMISPEILAHPELLDRTVTDNKASWTKIFQDLTAVIDSMGMCLFTSFALNAEDYTNFLNAATGTEHTVTSLLDTGERIYNLERIFNKRAGMKPEDDKLPKRLLKEAIVDGPSKGLKSKLDIMLPEYYKARGWENAFPTKETLQKLGLEDLC